In Streptomyces sp. NBC_01408, one DNA window encodes the following:
- a CDS encoding sensor histidine kinase, whose amino-acid sequence MRHIHRTRRDWAADLGLFVFAACFAAVSSQSVPGVDTLSPGWRAADQAAGGLACAAVLLRRRWPVQLAVVLLLAGTQAHYLTGPALVAVFTVAATRPWRVTAWVAALAFAPLPVFLWRLPEVSEDRAGSAVTYFALIAGAIGWGLFRRSRQQLIASLRERAELAEADAQSRAERARREAREEIAREMHDVLGHRLSLLSVHAGALEYNPGAPRAEIARAAGVIRESAHLALHDLREVIGVLRADAGATQDDRPQPELADLERLVAEARAAGGRIELTVPSGGPAPPALAGRTAYRIVQEALTNVRKHAPGSSVVVRVAGTPGERLTVEVSNTRAPGPDPARAEGGGQGLVGLAERARLAGGELTAGPDDGGFRVRAWLPWQS is encoded by the coding sequence ATGCGCCACATCCACCGCACCCGCCGGGACTGGGCGGCAGACCTGGGCCTCTTCGTCTTCGCCGCCTGTTTCGCAGCCGTCAGCTCACAGTCCGTCCCGGGGGTGGACACCCTGAGCCCCGGGTGGCGGGCCGCGGACCAGGCGGCCGGCGGGCTGGCCTGCGCGGCGGTGCTGCTGCGACGGCGGTGGCCCGTACAGCTGGCGGTGGTGCTGCTGCTGGCGGGCACCCAGGCGCACTATCTGACCGGTCCGGCGCTGGTGGCGGTGTTCACGGTGGCCGCGACCAGGCCGTGGCGGGTCACGGCCTGGGTGGCGGCACTGGCCTTCGCCCCGCTGCCCGTCTTCCTGTGGCGGCTGCCGGAAGTCTCCGAGGACCGCGCGGGTTCGGCGGTGACCTATTTTGCGCTGATCGCCGGGGCCATCGGCTGGGGCCTCTTCCGCAGGTCCCGGCAGCAGCTGATCGCCTCCCTGCGCGAACGGGCCGAACTGGCCGAGGCGGACGCGCAGTCGCGGGCCGAACGGGCCCGGAGGGAGGCGCGCGAGGAGATCGCCCGCGAGATGCACGACGTGCTCGGGCACCGGCTCTCGCTGCTGAGCGTGCACGCGGGCGCCCTGGAGTACAACCCCGGCGCCCCGCGAGCGGAGATCGCCCGGGCCGCCGGGGTGATCCGGGAGAGCGCCCACCTGGCCCTGCACGACCTGCGTGAGGTGATCGGGGTGCTGCGGGCGGACGCCGGCGCGACGCAGGACGACCGGCCGCAGCCCGAACTGGCCGACCTGGAACGGCTGGTGGCGGAGGCGCGGGCGGCCGGCGGGCGGATCGAGCTGACCGTGCCGTCCGGCGGGCCCGCGCCGCCGGCCCTGGCGGGGCGCACGGCGTACCGGATCGTGCAGGAGGCACTGACGAACGTACGCAAGCACGCGCCCGGGTCCTCGGTCGTCGTACGGGTGGCCGGGACCCCCGGGGAGCGGCTGACGGTGGAGGTCTCCAACACCCGGGCGCCCGGCCCGGATCCGGCCCGGGCCGAGGGCGGCGGCCAGGGTCTCGTCGGGCTGGCCGAGCGGGCCCGGCTGGCAGGCGGTGAGCTGACGGCCGGCCCCGACGACGGCGGGTTCCGGGTACGGGCCTGGCTACCCTGGCAGAGCTGA
- a CDS encoding response regulator transcription factor codes for MIRVLLVDDDAIVRSGLRLMLGGARDIELVAEAADGAEVPALVAAHAPDLVLMDIRMPGVDGLAATETLRARPGAPEVLVLTTFHTDGHVLRALRAGAAGFLLKDTPPQEIVKAIRTVAAGDPVLSPAVTRRLIDQVAGGTGQDPRAAAARERLAPLAGREREVALAVGRGLSNAEIARELHLALPTVKTHVSRILTRLDLNNRVQIALLVHDTNAPDGPADL; via the coding sequence GTGATCCGGGTCCTGCTGGTCGACGACGACGCGATCGTCCGGTCCGGCCTGCGCCTGATGCTGGGCGGCGCCCGGGACATCGAACTCGTCGCGGAGGCCGCCGACGGCGCAGAGGTCCCGGCACTGGTCGCCGCGCACGCGCCCGACCTGGTGCTGATGGACATCCGGATGCCGGGCGTCGACGGGCTGGCCGCCACCGAGACGCTCCGGGCGCGGCCCGGCGCGCCCGAGGTCCTGGTCCTGACCACCTTCCACACCGACGGGCACGTCCTGCGTGCCCTGCGCGCCGGCGCAGCCGGGTTCCTCCTCAAGGACACCCCGCCGCAGGAGATCGTGAAGGCGATCCGGACGGTGGCCGCGGGGGACCCGGTGCTGTCCCCCGCCGTCACCCGCCGGCTCATCGACCAGGTGGCGGGCGGCACCGGACAGGACCCCCGCGCGGCCGCCGCCCGGGAGCGGCTGGCGCCGCTGGCCGGACGGGAACGGGAGGTGGCCCTGGCGGTCGGCCGCGGCCTGTCCAACGCGGAGATCGCCCGGGAGCTGCACCTGGCGCTGCCGACGGTGAAGACCCACGTGTCCCGGATCCTCACCCGGCTGGACCTCAACAACCGGGTCCAGATCGCCCTGTTGGTCCACGACACGAACGCCCCGGACGGCCCTGCGGATCTCTAG
- a CDS encoding SpoIIE family protein phosphatase has product MAQRGSHPAVDWPARPDTSLALNHVGTFDWDLDSGRMHLDPTALEVLDLRPDEFDGSPAGLRVRLGPAEEARLDARVAQALRDGHSHYGAYVRTRGRDGARSWLHVQGHILRDPRGRPYRVIGIIRDAAHDPGEPGAGGDQEDDRRRMTGVVERTTAILAHARTVNDVTDVLKDPEALGHLGAVSVMLGVVDGGRIHLVAEGQLGSYVPEIEYTRIDAQFPMSEAVRTMQPVFLASREEFQLGYPQLWPYIEPLSVRSGVYLPLIAQGRPIGALGLLYKRDGDFTAEERNLLMALGSGIAQSLQRAMLFEQEHDLAEGLQRAMLPRRIPEVAGARIAVRYRAARMGRDIGGDWYDVVPLGEGRVGVMIGDVEGHDTDAAAVMGQLRIVLRAYVAEGHTPGTAMARASAFLHELETERFATCTYAEVDLTTGMLRMVRAGHLDPVVRRGDGTCHRIQVAGGLPLGLPPRDQPGSGCGYPVTSIELHPGDTLLLCTDGLIERPGDDSDTGMREFMEAVSDGPVDVEELADVLCDLVGDSGGGDDMALLLLCRRGTPTARGGGPLHHRLDPGDPEAPAMARHLIRAAVTAWGAGDRADEIELAADELMTNALVHTDGGGEVSMRLTADGRIRIEVEDSSSALPQRREAGDWAVSGRGLLLVEQLADDWGVEPRGGGKRVWCEFTTAPVAAGPAEQVVAAVAAEPAVAAG; this is encoded by the coding sequence ATGGCCCAGAGGGGATCGCACCCCGCGGTCGACTGGCCCGCGCGCCCGGACACCAGCCTCGCGCTCAACCACGTGGGTACCTTCGACTGGGACCTCGACAGCGGCCGGATGCATCTGGATCCCACCGCCCTCGAGGTCCTCGACCTGCGCCCGGACGAGTTCGACGGGAGCCCCGCCGGGCTGCGGGTCCGCCTCGGGCCCGCCGAGGAGGCCCGGCTCGACGCCCGGGTCGCGCAGGCGCTGCGGGACGGCCACAGCCACTACGGGGCCTACGTCCGCACCCGGGGCCGGGACGGGGCCAGGTCCTGGCTCCATGTCCAGGGGCACATCCTGCGGGACCCGCGGGGGCGCCCGTACCGCGTCATCGGGATCATCCGCGATGCCGCCCACGATCCCGGTGAACCCGGAGCCGGCGGGGACCAGGAGGACGACCGGCGCCGGATGACCGGGGTCGTCGAGCGGACCACCGCCATCCTCGCCCACGCCCGCACCGTCAACGACGTGACCGACGTCCTCAAGGACCCCGAGGCCCTCGGGCACCTCGGCGCGGTCAGCGTCATGCTGGGCGTCGTCGACGGCGGCCGCATCCACCTGGTCGCGGAGGGGCAGCTGGGCTCGTACGTCCCCGAGATCGAGTACACGCGGATCGACGCGCAGTTCCCGATGAGCGAGGCCGTACGGACCATGCAGCCGGTCTTCCTCGCCTCGCGGGAGGAGTTCCAGCTCGGCTACCCGCAGCTGTGGCCCTACATCGAGCCGCTGTCCGTCCGCAGTGGGGTCTACCTGCCGCTGATCGCCCAGGGAAGGCCCATCGGCGCGCTCGGACTGCTCTACAAGCGGGACGGGGACTTCACCGCCGAGGAGCGCAACCTGCTGATGGCCCTCGGCAGCGGCATCGCGCAGAGCCTCCAGCGCGCCATGCTCTTCGAGCAGGAGCACGACCTGGCCGAGGGGCTCCAGCGGGCCATGCTGCCGCGCCGGATCCCGGAGGTGGCGGGCGCGCGGATCGCCGTACGGTACCGGGCCGCGCGGATGGGGCGGGACATCGGCGGTGACTGGTACGACGTGGTCCCGCTCGGCGAGGGCCGGGTCGGGGTGATGATCGGCGACGTGGAGGGGCACGACACGGACGCGGCGGCCGTCATGGGCCAGCTGCGGATCGTCCTGCGCGCGTACGTCGCCGAGGGGCACACGCCCGGCACGGCGATGGCGCGGGCCTCGGCCTTCCTGCACGAGCTGGAGACGGAACGCTTCGCCACCTGCACGTACGCCGAGGTGGACCTCACCACCGGAATGCTCCGCATGGTCCGCGCCGGCCACCTCGACCCCGTCGTCCGGCGCGGCGACGGCACCTGCCACCGGATCCAGGTCGCGGGCGGACTGCCGCTGGGGCTGCCCCCGCGCGACCAGCCGGGGTCCGGCTGCGGCTACCCCGTCACCAGCATCGAACTGCACCCCGGCGACACCCTGCTGCTGTGCACGGACGGCCTGATCGAACGCCCCGGCGACGACTCCGACACGGGCATGCGGGAGTTCATGGAAGCGGTCAGTGACGGCCCGGTCGACGTCGAGGAACTCGCCGACGTGCTGTGCGACCTCGTCGGCGATTCGGGCGGCGGGGACGACATGGCCCTGCTCCTGCTGTGCCGCCGGGGCACACCGACCGCGCGCGGCGGCGGCCCGCTCCACCACCGGCTGGACCCCGGCGATCCGGAGGCCCCCGCGATGGCCCGGCACCTGATCCGGGCGGCCGTGACCGCCTGGGGTGCCGGGGACCGGGCCGACGAGATCGAACTGGCGGCGGACGAGCTGATGACCAACGCCCTGGTGCACACCGACGGCGGCGGCGAGGTCAGCATGCGGCTCACCGCGGACGGGCGGATCCGCATCGAGGTCGAGGACTCCAGCAGCGCGCTCCCGCAGCGGCGCGAGGCGGGCGACTGGGCGGTGTCCGGGCGGGGCCTGCTGCTGGTGGAGCAGCTCGCGGACGACTGGGGCGTGGAACCCCGGGGCGGCGGCAAACGCGTGTGGTGCGAGTTCACCACCGCCCCCGTGGCGGCCGGGCCTGCCGAGCAGGTCGTGGCGGCCGTCGCGGCCGAGCCGGCCGTGGCCGCCGGGTGA
- a CDS encoding DUF4328 domain-containing protein, which yields MSFSAPGSPPPPQGPVPGPYAAQPAPPGHPPYAGAPYAAPGYGGAPAYGGAPYAAAPSPGQPGLPGRPDWTAQPHPAPLRPVEVLRSPQGLATALTVLLSVSAVIDLFSAGASAFGFSLMKDVIAAPDSVSDDSLDQADLLNGLAGILQVLALLSIAAVFIVWFYRVRCNAEIFRRDGFSQSRGWAIGGWFIPFANLVMPYRTAKQIWAASTQLGPDGASRQVSTAPLTAWWLVWVLSQVVSQVFGRVYMNAETPEELRDAFALGIVSDLLTVVAAVLAVLFVRKLTAMQNTYAAQGPYAAV from the coding sequence ATGTCCTTCAGCGCGCCCGGCTCACCGCCGCCGCCCCAGGGCCCCGTCCCTGGGCCGTACGCCGCCCAACCGGCGCCGCCCGGCCATCCTCCGTACGCCGGGGCTCCGTACGCCGCGCCCGGATACGGCGGCGCGCCCGCGTACGGCGGCGCGCCGTACGCCGCCGCGCCTTCGCCCGGGCAGCCCGGGCTGCCGGGACGGCCGGACTGGACCGCTCAGCCGCACCCCGCTCCGCTGCGGCCCGTCGAGGTACTGCGCTCACCGCAGGGCCTGGCGACCGCCCTGACCGTGCTGCTGTCCGTCTCGGCGGTCATCGACCTCTTCTCGGCCGGCGCCAGTGCGTTCGGCTTCTCGCTGATGAAGGACGTCATCGCGGCACCCGACTCGGTCTCCGACGACTCGCTCGACCAGGCCGACCTCCTCAACGGCCTCGCCGGCATCCTCCAGGTCCTGGCGCTGCTCTCCATCGCGGCCGTCTTCATCGTCTGGTTCTACCGCGTGCGCTGCAACGCGGAGATCTTCCGCCGCGACGGCTTCAGCCAGAGCCGCGGCTGGGCCATCGGCGGCTGGTTCATCCCCTTCGCCAACCTGGTCATGCCCTACCGGACGGCGAAGCAGATCTGGGCGGCCAGCACCCAGTTGGGGCCCGACGGCGCCTCCCGCCAGGTCTCGACCGCACCCCTCACGGCCTGGTGGCTGGTGTGGGTGCTCTCGCAGGTCGTCAGCCAGGTCTTCGGCCGGGTGTACATGAACGCCGAGACCCCCGAGGAGCTGCGGGACGCCTTCGCCCTCGGCATCGTCTCCGACCTGCTCACGGTCGTCGCGGCCGTGCTCGCCGTGCTCTTCGTGCGCAAGCTCACGGCCATGCAGAACACCTACGCCGCGCAGGGACCGTACGCCGCGGTCTGA
- a CDS encoding phosphodiester glycosidase family protein gives MPTLRPLLPVLLAVVLSVPAHAAHAAHAAHAAHAAHAARADAQDEGIETARTTRQIAPGIRLESYDRLEADRRLRIDELVADLGGSTGVRAEYLGGKGTVTVAEAAARHPAGPGRRVVAAVNGDFFDMLGTGAPLGPGLGAGRLLHAPAPGGRAAAFDADGTGRVLRIGLAGSVTLPGGAVRPLAGYNAARPPAEGFAAYTADWAGNAIGIPDTGPGAAVELRDGKVVAVEVRDGEAAAVAMPDRSAVPAAAQRTVRRPERRERPAPGTTLLAARGAAAAELAALRPGDAVAVDARAAPATGPVPLAAVGGRELLVVAGVARNHDGRTNNIAAPRTAVGFSRDGRRLHLLTVDGRQRDSGGLTLTGLGRMLRRLGAYEALNLDGGSSSTLLAGLPGTNTLALENAPAEGQLRAVANGLVLTAPAGSGRTTGFRVEALGGGPAGAPAATRLFPGLTRSLTATGHDEALGPAPGTPRWSATAGRIRSDGVFRAPRTGEATVEARRGTAHGTLRLDVLGPLARLRPVPARIGLARAGESARFALTGYDAQGAAAPVEPRDVTLDFDRSQWKVTADGRGGLTVTALVPHATGRLRATVPATGATAELALGVGLVTLPLADLEDAAAWTGPGAAPAEGNPGRGIALDVGGTPAAATPPRPLPVPELARSVTLRVAGDGSGARPAVELADADGTALTVYGPAVDWTGWREITLPLPATAEHPLAVTRLTATRGSRPGRLRLDTLAAPTPRTGPAAPERARTDPIVATAAEVRARPWRFAVSAARRGTGLHGPGPTRKTGPGSCRRSGVWLSGSGAHARRVVVGRRCSASTPSSALRSHAPDPDSTALRAADATSTTLPEADGADLVLTGAEPQPFVHRGVRFLPLDTARRTLAGGGLARLRALREALAAATREPGTGALAVVQRYAPGTVDRGEAALLARSLAEFRRTTGKRAAVITVGAPRFAAARSEGVLTLDTGPTGHTLVGADPFPPPGCDWLSVHPR, from the coding sequence GTGCCGACCCTCCGCCCGCTGCTGCCCGTCCTGCTCGCCGTGGTCCTCAGCGTTCCGGCACACGCCGCACACGCCGCACACGCCGCACACGCCGCACACGCCGCACACGCCGCACGAGCCGACGCGCAGGACGAGGGCATCGAGACCGCCCGGACCACCCGGCAGATCGCGCCCGGGATCCGGCTGGAGTCGTACGACCGGCTGGAGGCCGACCGCCGGCTGCGGATCGACGAGCTCGTCGCCGACCTCGGCGGGAGCACCGGCGTACGGGCCGAGTACCTCGGCGGCAAGGGCACCGTCACCGTCGCGGAGGCCGCGGCCCGCCACCCGGCCGGCCCGGGCCGGCGCGTGGTCGCCGCCGTGAACGGGGACTTCTTCGACATGCTGGGCACGGGCGCGCCCCTCGGCCCGGGCCTGGGTGCGGGACGGCTGCTGCACGCCCCGGCGCCCGGAGGCCGGGCCGCCGCCTTCGACGCCGACGGGACCGGCCGGGTCCTGCGCATCGGACTCGCCGGGAGCGTCACCCTGCCCGGTGGCGCGGTGCGCCCGCTGGCCGGGTACAACGCGGCCCGGCCGCCCGCCGAGGGCTTCGCCGCGTACACCGCCGACTGGGCGGGGAACGCGATCGGGATCCCGGACACCGGCCCGGGCGCGGCCGTGGAGCTACGGGACGGCAAGGTCGTCGCCGTGGAGGTGCGGGACGGGGAGGCCGCCGCTGTGGCCATGCCGGACCGGTCGGCGGTGCCGGCCGCCGCGCAGCGGACCGTACGCCGCCCCGAGCGCCGCGAGCGCCCCGCACCCGGCACCACCCTGCTGGCCGCCCGCGGCGCGGCGGCGGCCGAACTCGCGGCCCTGCGCCCGGGAGACGCGGTGGCCGTCGACGCGAGGGCCGCCCCCGCGACCGGGCCCGTGCCCCTCGCGGCCGTCGGCGGACGGGAACTCCTCGTCGTGGCCGGCGTCGCGCGGAACCACGACGGCAGGACGAACAACATCGCCGCCCCGCGCACCGCCGTCGGATTCTCGCGCGACGGACGGCGGTTGCACCTCCTGACGGTCGACGGCCGGCAGCGCGACAGCGGTGGGCTCACCCTCACGGGCCTCGGCCGCATGCTGCGCCGGCTCGGCGCGTACGAGGCCCTGAACCTCGACGGCGGCAGCTCCTCGACCCTGCTCGCCGGGCTGCCCGGGACGAACACCCTGGCCCTGGAGAACGCCCCTGCGGAGGGGCAGCTCCGCGCGGTCGCCAACGGCCTCGTCCTCACCGCTCCGGCGGGCTCCGGCCGGACCACCGGCTTCCGGGTGGAGGCCCTCGGCGGCGGCCCGGCCGGCGCCCCGGCCGCCACGCGGCTCTTCCCCGGCCTGACCCGCAGCCTCACGGCCACCGGCCACGACGAGGCACTCGGCCCCGCCCCGGGCACACCGCGGTGGTCGGCCACCGCCGGCCGGATCCGCTCCGACGGGGTCTTCCGCGCGCCACGCACCGGCGAAGCGACGGTGGAGGCCCGGCGCGGGACCGCCCACGGCACGCTCCGCCTGGACGTGCTCGGCCCGCTGGCGCGCCTTCGGCCCGTACCGGCCCGCATCGGGCTCGCGAGGGCGGGGGAGAGCGCGCGATTCGCCCTGACCGGGTACGACGCCCAGGGCGCGGCCGCTCCCGTCGAACCCCGCGACGTCACCCTGGACTTCGACCGGTCGCAGTGGAAGGTCACCGCTGACGGCCGCGGCGGCCTCACCGTCACCGCTCTCGTCCCGCACGCCACCGGACGGCTGCGGGCCACCGTCCCCGCCACCGGGGCCACCGCCGAACTGGCCCTCGGAGTCGGCCTGGTGACCCTTCCGCTCGCCGACCTGGAGGACGCCGCCGCCTGGACCGGGCCGGGCGCCGCCCCGGCCGAGGGGAACCCCGGCCGCGGGATCGCCCTGGACGTCGGCGGCACCCCGGCGGCCGCGACCCCGCCGCGTCCGCTCCCCGTACCGGAACTGGCCCGGTCGGTGACGCTCCGGGTGGCCGGGGACGGCTCGGGCGCCCGGCCCGCCGTGGAGTTGGCCGATGCCGACGGGACCGCCCTCACCGTGTACGGGCCCGCCGTGGACTGGACCGGCTGGCGGGAGATCACCCTCCCACTGCCCGCCACGGCCGAGCACCCCCTCGCCGTGACCCGGCTCACCGCGACCCGGGGGAGCCGCCCGGGGCGGCTGCGCCTGGACACCCTGGCAGCCCCGACCCCGCGCACCGGGCCGGCCGCCCCCGAACGGGCCCGCACCGACCCGATCGTGGCCACCGCCGCCGAAGTCCGGGCCCGGCCCTGGCGGTTCGCCGTCTCCGCAGCGAGGCGCGGCACCGGACTCCACGGGCCCGGCCCGACCCGGAAGACAGGCCCTGGGTCGTGTCGTCGAAGTGGCGTCTGGCTGTCGGGGTCTGGTGCGCACGCTCGCCGCGTTGTCGTCGGTCGCCGATGCTCCGCATCGACTCCCTCCTCCGCCTTGCGATCGCACGCACCAGACCCCGACAGCACCGCCCTACGGGCGGCCGACGCCACTTCGACGACACTCCCTGAGGCCGACGGAGCCGACCTCGTGCTGACCGGGGCCGAGCCGCAGCCGTTCGTGCACCGGGGCGTACGGTTCCTCCCGCTGGACACCGCCCGGCGCACCCTGGCCGGGGGCGGACTGGCCCGGCTGCGGGCCCTGCGCGAGGCCCTGGCGGCCGCCACCCGCGAGCCGGGCACGGGCGCACTGGCCGTCGTACAGCGGTACGCGCCGGGCACCGTGGACCGCGGCGAAGCCGCGCTCCTGGCCCGCTCCCTCGCGGAGTTCCGCCGCACCACCGGCAAACGGGCCGCCGTGATCACCGTCGGGGCTCCGCGCTTCGCCGCCGCACGGTCCGAGGGAGTCCTCACCCTCGACACCGGCCCCACCGGCCACACCCTGGTCGGGGCGGACCCCTTCCCCCCACCGGGCTGCGACTGGCTCTCCGTACACCCGCGGTGA